From the Fundidesulfovibrio magnetotacticus genome, the window CAGCCATTTCCGGATCCGCTGATTGGAGTGAGCGTCTCCGGCCTGCCCGCCGTGGAAGCCTTCCTGTCGTCAGGCGAGAGGGTGGGCGAATTCCGCGTGGTGTCCGGATTGGACGACCGCGAACGCTTTGTATCCTGCATGGCCCTGGACTACCCCCCGAACCTTGTACTTGCCGTTTCCGAGACAACTGAGGCCGTTCTCGCCGGATGGCGGCTGGAGGCCTTCGGCAACGCGCTTTTCAGCATGGCCGGGCTTGCCCTCGTGCTGAGTCTGGCCTTTTTGGCGGCGCGCAGTCTGGACAGGTCCCATCGTGCCGAACGCGCCAGGCTCCACCAGAACGCGCTCTTCTCCACTCTTCTGCGCAACCTCCCCGTGGAGACCTGGGCTCGAGACCAGGCAGGGCGGATCATATTCCAGAGCGAATCCTGCATCAAGGTTTGGGGAGACCTGCGTGGCCTGCCATTCGATGCCGCCGGACTCCCCGAGCCCACGTTGCGCCGCTGGGAGGCCAACAACAGCCGCGCCTACGCCGGGGAGACCTTCACGGCCCAGGAGGATCAGATCCTACCCGACGGAGCGAAGCGTCAGGTCCAGACCATCCTCGGCCCCCTCACGGATGCCGACGGAAGTTCCATCGGCATTCTGGGCATCAACATCGACATCACCGAGGCCAGCCGTACCGAGGAAGCCCTGCTGCGTTCCCTGCGCGAGAAGGAGGTGATGCTGCGCGAAATCCATCACCGCGTGAAGAACAACCTCCAGATCATCCTCAGCCTTTTGAACCTGCAGGAGGAGACCGAGAGGCACGGCGACAAGCCGGAACTTCCCCGCGTGCGCGACCGCATCCTCTCCATGTCCCTAGTCCACGAGCACCTTTACCGCTCCGACGACCTCTCCTCCGTGGACATGGGCCTTTACGTGCCCGCGTTGGTGCAGCGCATCGCCAGCGCCTACCGCACATCGGAGGGGAACGTCGCCCTCACCGTGGAAGCACGGGACGTCCGCCTGACCATCGAACGCGCCATCCCGCTCGGGCTCGTGATCAACGAACTGGTGACCAACGCCTTCAAGTACGCCTTCGCCGGTGGACGGAGCGGGAGGCTGGAGGTGTCGCTCCTCCCCGCCGGGGAGGGCCTGGCCGTGCTGCTTGTGGCCGATGACGGCCCCGGCATGCCGCCCGATGCCGGGAACGGCGGTTCCCTGGGGCTCCTGCTCGTGTGCAGCCTGGCCGATCAGCTTGGCGGAGAGATGTCCATGGACTCCGCATCAGGCACGCGCTGCACCATCACCTTGCGCACGCACTGAATGCATGTTCCCTGGCCGCCGGGCCTCCCCTGCTCCACCGCTCCGATACGCCACTACGCTGCGTTATGGACGACGTATCGACAACCGATCCGTCGCGCCGGTTCCAACCTTCCGTGTGCGACCGGCGTTAGGCCTACTGAAACCGCACGTGAGATAAAAGCGCCACGCGTCGGGCTAATGGCGTGCGCGCCCACACCTTCCCTCCCCGTCTTTCCCTGGCGCCATTCCTCCGCGCCCTGCTCGCGGCGACCTCACCATGGCGCCTTGCAGTCCGCTCTTACCCAGTAACAGCTCGCTGCCAGGCCACAAAAAAGGCGGCCCCTCGCGGGGCCGCCTTGTGCTGGTCGGTCTGCCTGGGCCTACTGATCCAGGTAGGAGGCGGAGGTTTCCTCCAGGTCGTCAACGAAGCGCTCGGGGCGCTCGGGCTGGTCGGGCACCTCGATCTCGGTGTCCATGTAGCGGCGGTAACCGGTGCCGGCCGGGATGAGACGGCCCACGATGACGTTCTCCTTGAGGCCGCGCAGGTGATCTTCCTTGCCCATGAGGGAGGCTTCGGTGAGCACCTTGGTGGTCTCCTGGAAGGAGGCGGCGGAGATGAAGGAGTCCGTGGAGAGGCTGGACTGGGTGATGCCCAGCACCAGGGGTTCGGCCACGGCGGGCTTGAGGCCCTCCTGCATCACGCGGGCGTTTTCCTCCATGAACTTGGCCTTGTCCACCTGTTCGCCGATGAGGAAGTTGGTGTCGCCGGAATCGGTGACTGCAACCTTCTTGAGCATCTGGCGCACGATGATCTCGATGTGCTTGTCGTTGATGTTGACGCCCTGGAAGCGGTACACGTCCTGGATTTCTTCCACCAGGTAACGCGCAAGGACCTTCTCGCCCTTGATCTTCAGGATGTCGTGCAGTTCGGGGTTGCCCTCGGTGAGGCACTCGCCGGCTTCCACGAAGTCGCCCTCCTGGGCCGTGATGTGCTTGCCGCGCGGCACGAGGTATTCCTTGGGGTCGCCGGTCTCGGGGGTGACGATGACCTTGCGCTTGCCCTTGGTCTCGGGGCCGAAGGATACGATGCCGTCGATTTCGGAGACCACGGCGAGGTCCTTGGGCTTGCGCACCTCGAAGAGCTCGGCAACGCGGGGAAGACCGCCCACGATGTCCTTGGTCTTGGAGGATTCGCGGGGCTTGCGTGCCAGCACGTCGCCGGCCTTCACGGGTTCGCCGTCGCGGATCATGATGATGGCGCCCACGGGCAGCTGGAAGATGGCCGCCGAGTTGGTTCCCGGGCGGATCTTGGCCTGGCCGTCGTCGCCAACCACGGTGATGGTGGGGCGATAGGGCGTTGTGCGGTATTCGATGATGGTCTGGGTGGCGCGCTTGGTGGCGTCGTCCACCTTCTCCTGGTAGGTCTTGCCTTCGATGATGTCGGTGAATTTCACCACGCCTTCGACGTCGGTGACGAAGGGCTCGTTGAAGGGGTCCCATTCGGCCAGGATCTGGTCTTTCTTGATGGTCTGTCCGTCGGTGACCATGAGGCGCGCGCCCGAGGGCAGGGAGTACTTCTCGCGCTCGCGGCCCTGGTCGTCCACGATGGACACCTGGCCGGATTTGCCCAGGACGATCTGCACGCCTTCCTGGTTCTTCACCAGCTTGATGCGGTGGAGCACCGCGCGGCCGGCATGCTGGGCGGGGATGGACGATTTTTCGATTTCGCGGGCCGCCGTGCCGCCGATGTGGAAGGTGCGCATGGTCAGCTGCGTGCCTGGTTCGCCGATGGACTGCGCGGCGATGATGCCCACGGTCTCGCCCACGTTGACCAGGTGCCCGCGGGCCAGGTCGCGACCGTAGCACATGGCGCACACGCCCTGCCCGGACTGGCAGGTGAGCGTGGAGCGGATGGTCAGGTTGGGCAGGCCAAGTTCCTCGATGCGCAGGGCCCAGGTCTCGTCCACCACGGTGTTGGCGGGGATGAGCACCTCGTAGGTCTCGGGATCGAACACGTCGAACATGACCACGCGGCCCAGGGCGCGCTCGGCCAGGCGCTGCTTGATCTCGCCCGACTTCTCGTAGTGCTTGATCTCCAGGCCGTCCACGGTGCCGCAGTCGATCTCGGTGATGATCACGTCCTGCACAACGTCCACGAGGCGGCGGGTGAGGTAGCCGGAGTTGGCGGTTTTGAGCGCCGTGTCGGCCAGGCCCTTACGAGCGCCGTGGGTGGAGTTGAAGTACTGCGCCACCGAGAGGCCTTCACGGAAGTTGGACGTGATGGGCGTTTCGATGATTTCGCCGGAGGGCTTGGCCATGAGGCCGCGCATGCCCGCGAGCTGGCGCATCTGGTCGGGGTTGCCTCGCGATCCGGAGTGGGTCATCATGAAGATGGCGTTGAAGGAGGTGTTGCGCTCCTCCTTGCCGGACTTCTCGTCCACCATGAGGTCGGTGGAGATCTCCTTCATCATCTCGGAGGCCACGTCGTTGGTGGCTTTGGTCCACACGTCCACGACCTTGTTGTACTTCTCCGTGCGGGTGATGATGCCCTCGGCGTACTGCTGCTGGATTTCGTCCACCTCGTTGGTGGACTTCTCCAGGATCACGGCCTTCATGCGCGGGATGGTCAGGTCCTTCACGCCGATGGAGACGCCCGCGCGGGTGGCGTACTCGAAGCCCAGGTCTTTCAGGTGGTCGCAGAGGAGCACCGTGGCCTTGGTTCCGGCCAGGCGGTAGACCTCGCTCACCAGGCGGCCGATGGACTTCTTGTTGAGCACGGTGTTCACCAGCTCGAAGGGGGCCTCGGGGGGCAGCAGTTCGCCCACCATGATGCGTCCGGGGCTGGTGAGCACCAGCTTGCCGTCCATGCGCACCTTCACCCTGGCGTGCAGGTGCACGATGCCCGCATGGTGCGCGGTGATGCACTCCATGGGGTTCGCGAACACCTTGCCCTCGCCGGGCTGGAAGCTGCGCTCCACGGTGAGGTAGTAAAGCCCCAGCACGATGTCCTGGGAGGGCACGATGATGGGGTTGCCGTTGGCGGGCGAGAGGATGTTGTTGGTGCTCATCATGAGCACGCGGCATTCGATCTGGGCCTCCACGGAGAGGGGCACGTGCACGGCCATCTGGTCGCCGTCGAAGTCGGCGTTGTAGGCGGCGCAGACCAGGGGGTGCAGCTGGATGGCCTTGCCTTCCACAAGGGTGGGCTCGAAGGACTGGATGCCCAGCCTGTGCAGCGTGGGGGCGCGGTTGAGCATGATGGGGTATTCGCGCACCACGTCTTCCAGGATGTCCCAGACCACCAGCTCTTCGCGTTCCACCATCTTCTTGGCGGTCTTGATGGTGGTGGCCAGGCCCTTTTCTTCCAGCTTGGCGTAGATGAAGGGTTTGAAGAGCTCAAGGGCCATCTTCTTGGGCAGGCCGCACTGGTGCAGCTTCAGCTTGGGGCCCACCACGATGACGGAACGGCCCGAGTAGTCCACGCGCTTGCCCAGCAGGTTCTGACGGAAGCGGCCCTGCTTGCCCTTGATCATGTCCGAGAGGGACTTGAGCGGACGGCCGTTGGTGCCCGTGATGGCTCGGCCCCGGCGGCCGTTGTCGAACAGCGCGTCCACGGCCTCCTGAAGCATGCGCTTCTCGTTGCGGATGATGATGTCCGGCGCGCCCAGCTCCAACAGTCTTTTCAGACGGTTGTTGCGGTTGATCACGCGGCGGTAGAGGTCGTTCAGGTCCGAGGTGGCGAAGCGGCCGCCGTCCAGGGGAACCAGGGGGCGAAGCTCGGGCGGGATGACCGGAATCACTTCCATGACCATCCACTCGGGCTTGTTGTTGGACTCCAGGAACGCCTCGACGATCTTCAGGCGCTTGATGATCTTCTTCTTCTTGGTCTGGGAGCGGGTGGTGAGCGATTCCTCGCGCAGTTCTGCCCGCAGCTTGGCCAGGTCGATCTCCTCGATGAAGGAGCGGATGGCCTCCGCGCCCATGCCCACGGTGACGGCGTCCTCGCCGTAGTGGTCGATGATCTGGAGGTACTGGTCCTCGCTGATCACCTGGAGGCGCGCAAGATTGGTCTCCTTGGGGTCGATGACCACGTAGGAGTCGA encodes:
- a CDS encoding sensor histidine kinase gives rise to the protein MAAVILAGLTTRTIMVGYSTTLHDAANHRHGLVRIADAQISSHLRMVDNVLLEIREGVKSSPHDLSRLNERLKELKELFPFIYSMSFLDARGVAVLSTNKDAVGLDFSSRSYFQALSADSGDMFYVSEPVIAPRDLTILVTSRPVRADDGSFLGLVNITLLPDFFAQAMAVSVSTKGGAVLLAGKDGIVRMRQPFPDPLIGVSVSGLPAVEAFLSSGERVGEFRVVSGLDDRERFVSCMALDYPPNLVLAVSETTEAVLAGWRLEAFGNALFSMAGLALVLSLAFLAARSLDRSHRAERARLHQNALFSTLLRNLPVETWARDQAGRIIFQSESCIKVWGDLRGLPFDAAGLPEPTLRRWEANNSRAYAGETFTAQEDQILPDGAKRQVQTILGPLTDADGSSIGILGINIDITEASRTEEALLRSLREKEVMLREIHHRVKNNLQIILSLLNLQEETERHGDKPELPRVRDRILSMSLVHEHLYRSDDLSSVDMGLYVPALVQRIASAYRTSEGNVALTVEARDVRLTIERAIPLGLVINELVTNAFKYAFAGGRSGRLEVSLLPAGEGLAVLLVADDGPGMPPDAGNGGSLGLLLVCSLADQLGGEMSMDSASGTRCTITLRTH
- the rpoC gene encoding DNA-directed RNA polymerase subunit beta' yields the protein MRGTAATQLSSRTLKAIKISIASPEKIREWSFGEVKKPETINYRTFKPERDGLFCAKIFGPVKDYECNCGKYKRMKHRGIVCEKCGVEVIASKVRRERMGHIELAAPVAHIWFLKTLPSKIGTLLDMTMVDLEKVLYFDSYVVIDPKETNLARLQVISEDQYLQIIDHYGEDAVTVGMGAEAIRSFIEEIDLAKLRAELREESLTTRSQTKKKKIIKRLKIVEAFLESNNKPEWMVMEVIPVIPPELRPLVPLDGGRFATSDLNDLYRRVINRNNRLKRLLELGAPDIIIRNEKRMLQEAVDALFDNGRRGRAITGTNGRPLKSLSDMIKGKQGRFRQNLLGKRVDYSGRSVIVVGPKLKLHQCGLPKKMALELFKPFIYAKLEEKGLATTIKTAKKMVEREELVVWDILEDVVREYPIMLNRAPTLHRLGIQSFEPTLVEGKAIQLHPLVCAAYNADFDGDQMAVHVPLSVEAQIECRVLMMSTNNILSPANGNPIIVPSQDIVLGLYYLTVERSFQPGEGKVFANPMECITAHHAGIVHLHARVKVRMDGKLVLTSPGRIMVGELLPPEAPFELVNTVLNKKSIGRLVSEVYRLAGTKATVLLCDHLKDLGFEYATRAGVSIGVKDLTIPRMKAVILEKSTNEVDEIQQQYAEGIITRTEKYNKVVDVWTKATNDVASEMMKEISTDLMVDEKSGKEERNTSFNAIFMMTHSGSRGNPDQMRQLAGMRGLMAKPSGEIIETPITSNFREGLSVAQYFNSTHGARKGLADTALKTANSGYLTRRLVDVVQDVIITEIDCGTVDGLEIKHYEKSGEIKQRLAERALGRVVMFDVFDPETYEVLIPANTVVDETWALRIEELGLPNLTIRSTLTCQSGQGVCAMCYGRDLARGHLVNVGETVGIIAAQSIGEPGTQLTMRTFHIGGTAAREIEKSSIPAQHAGRAVLHRIKLVKNQEGVQIVLGKSGQVSIVDDQGREREKYSLPSGARLMVTDGQTIKKDQILAEWDPFNEPFVTDVEGVVKFTDIIEGKTYQEKVDDATKRATQTIIEYRTTPYRPTITVVGDDGQAKIRPGTNSAAIFQLPVGAIIMIRDGEPVKAGDVLARKPRESSKTKDIVGGLPRVAELFEVRKPKDLAVVSEIDGIVSFGPETKGKRKVIVTPETGDPKEYLVPRGKHITAQEGDFVEAGECLTEGNPELHDILKIKGEKVLARYLVEEIQDVYRFQGVNINDKHIEIIVRQMLKKVAVTDSGDTNFLIGEQVDKAKFMEENARVMQEGLKPAVAEPLVLGITQSSLSTDSFISAASFQETTKVLTEASLMGKEDHLRGLKENVIVGRLIPAGTGYRRYMDTEIEVPDQPERPERFVDDLEETSASYLDQ